In Ruania zhangjianzhongii, the following proteins share a genomic window:
- a CDS encoding glycoside hydrolase family 43 protein, with the protein MRRFPLTAVALVLGPALLLAGCGPDQTTPDAEDATSYTNPVYDQDFPDPFVLEADGQWYAYSTQATAGAMPILRSDDLISWTTVGNGMPELAPWASVGRNWAPEVAKIGDRYLAYYTAMDGESGLQCLGIAAAESPEGPFIDEAEEPFICQEDQGGSIDASPFIDADGTPYLLWKNDGNLIGSTTWVYAQELSPDGMSLVGEGPTRLISNDQDWEGVLVEGPSLWLKDGKYYLFYSANGYGSPEYGVGYAVAEDVLGPYTKPADEPLLASNDVAVGPGHGMVVETETGTWYVHHAWPPDAVDEPVPGRQLWLTPLTWTDEGEPVLAEPSLEVDTHP; encoded by the coding sequence ATGAGACGCTTCCCCCTCACCGCGGTCGCCCTCGTGCTCGGCCCGGCGCTCCTGCTGGCCGGCTGCGGTCCGGACCAGACCACCCCGGACGCCGAGGACGCGACGTCCTACACCAATCCCGTGTACGACCAGGACTTCCCGGACCCGTTCGTGCTGGAGGCGGACGGGCAGTGGTACGCCTACTCCACCCAAGCGACCGCGGGCGCGATGCCAATCCTCCGCTCGGATGACCTCATCTCGTGGACGACGGTCGGAAACGGTATGCCTGAGCTCGCCCCTTGGGCCAGCGTCGGCCGGAACTGGGCTCCCGAAGTGGCGAAGATCGGCGACCGCTACCTCGCCTACTACACCGCGATGGACGGCGAGTCCGGGCTCCAGTGCCTCGGCATCGCCGCCGCCGAGTCCCCCGAGGGCCCCTTCATCGACGAGGCGGAGGAGCCGTTCATCTGCCAGGAGGACCAGGGCGGATCGATCGACGCATCTCCGTTCATCGATGCCGACGGCACCCCGTACCTGCTCTGGAAGAACGACGGCAACCTGATCGGCTCTACCACGTGGGTCTACGCCCAGGAGCTGTCCCCGGACGGGATGTCCCTGGTGGGTGAGGGCCCGACCCGACTGATCTCCAACGACCAGGACTGGGAGGGCGTCCTTGTGGAGGGGCCGTCCCTGTGGCTCAAGGACGGGAAGTACTACCTGTTCTACTCGGCGAACGGCTACGGCTCACCCGAGTACGGCGTGGGGTACGCGGTCGCCGAGGACGTCCTGGGCCCCTACACCAAACCTGCCGACGAACCTTTGCTGGCCTCGAACGACGTAGCCGTCGGCCCCGGCCACGGCATGGTCGTCGAGACCGAGACCGGCACCTGGTACGTCCACCACGCGTGGCCACCCGATGCCGTCGACGAGCCGGTGCCCGGCCGGCAGCTGTGGCTCACCCCGCTGACCTGGACCGATGAGGGCGAGCCGGTGCTGGCGGAGCCATCCCTAGAGGTCGACACCCACCCCTGA
- a CDS encoding family 43 glycosylhydrolase, whose product MRSRHVLGAALAGIGALTLGATVPASADSGAATGSDAGAQPALTQPASAAQADTWPAEPVEVTNPISDVFSDTYADPAVIRGKDGYWYLYATSDPLTEAPSKFGLMHVARTQDFTEWEYLGEIFDEDNRPEWATDSSMFWAPDIRYVGGEYVMYFTVTDTVADPGEWNYAIGAATSPTPHGPWTPTDEAVVDPRPDGNGGYFNTIDPALLTDDDGSRYLYYGGYNGGISVTEMDETGLRAVGDPVQITVADRYEGAYVVKRDGYYYLTASSANCCAGPVTGYSVYAGRSTSPTGPFVDHEGVSMADSRVGGTQVLAQNGNSIIGVGHHAFFSDTTGQDWILYHGIERDDAWLDAPGGVNERPTFIDRLDWIDEWPVVAAGAGPTEGSLTGPTTGSDQGIVMADPAASESLRTVSGSWDSEPEELNEAGNVGLLAPDEDPARVETQRPIPREARIESDVRFPSGEGTFTVDLSRAGPHNLGVEIDTDAGELRAWVDSPRHGDSAVTDLPATFDPEAFTGLIVEIREGSVSARLTESRLGDPLAQVQLEVTGAMPRQHLAMTATGSAVQVDNLSVAPAHEPVAEAVPTPQAGEALFTEEFDGDLAPGWQWVRPQEDVTVSDGALNWPLAGADIVGSNNTGALLLRDAPEGEWIMDTELTLDVGEDEIRNFQQAGLIVHSDDDDFLRLGTVALQATRQVEFGKELSTGDRLDWGAHLGGPTATTMWLRLHHTVDPDTGDLLYRSASSTDGENWRWGATWTLPADADPQVGLYAGGGSEPATVAEFESVSFHTVDD is encoded by the coding sequence ATGCGTAGCAGACATGTCCTGGGCGCGGCCCTCGCCGGTATCGGCGCCCTGACCTTGGGGGCGACGGTGCCCGCGTCGGCCGACTCCGGTGCAGCAACCGGCAGCGATGCCGGAGCTCAGCCGGCCCTCACCCAGCCGGCCAGCGCCGCGCAGGCAGATACCTGGCCAGCCGAACCGGTGGAGGTGACCAATCCGATCTCCGACGTCTTCTCCGACACCTACGCCGACCCGGCGGTGATCCGCGGCAAGGACGGCTACTGGTACCTGTACGCCACCAGCGACCCGCTCACCGAGGCACCCAGCAAGTTCGGCCTGATGCACGTGGCCCGCACCCAGGACTTCACCGAGTGGGAGTACCTGGGCGAGATCTTCGACGAGGACAACCGCCCGGAGTGGGCCACGGATTCCTCGATGTTCTGGGCGCCGGACATCCGCTACGTCGGCGGCGAGTACGTCATGTACTTCACCGTGACCGACACTGTGGCCGATCCCGGCGAGTGGAACTACGCCATCGGCGCGGCCACCTCCCCCACCCCGCACGGACCGTGGACGCCCACCGACGAAGCCGTCGTGGATCCCCGGCCGGACGGCAACGGGGGCTACTTCAACACGATCGACCCCGCGCTGCTCACCGATGATGACGGCAGCCGGTACCTCTACTACGGCGGATACAACGGCGGCATCTCGGTGACCGAGATGGACGAGACGGGCCTGCGGGCGGTCGGCGACCCGGTCCAGATCACCGTGGCCGACCGGTACGAGGGCGCCTACGTGGTCAAGCGGGACGGCTACTACTACCTCACCGCCTCGTCGGCCAACTGCTGCGCGGGGCCGGTGACCGGGTACAGCGTCTACGCCGGGCGCTCCACCTCCCCGACTGGACCGTTCGTGGACCACGAAGGCGTCTCGATGGCCGACTCCCGGGTGGGCGGCACCCAGGTGCTGGCGCAGAACGGTAACTCCATCATCGGCGTGGGCCACCACGCGTTCTTCTCCGACACCACCGGCCAGGACTGGATCCTCTACCACGGGATCGAACGCGATGACGCCTGGCTCGATGCCCCCGGCGGCGTCAACGAGCGGCCCACCTTCATCGACCGCCTCGACTGGATCGACGAGTGGCCGGTGGTCGCGGCCGGGGCTGGCCCCACCGAAGGCTCCCTGACCGGGCCCACCACTGGCTCCGACCAGGGCATCGTGATGGCCGATCCGGCGGCGAGCGAGTCGCTGCGCACGGTCTCCGGCAGCTGGGACTCCGAACCCGAGGAGCTGAACGAGGCCGGAAACGTGGGCCTACTGGCACCTGATGAGGACCCGGCCCGGGTGGAGACCCAGCGGCCGATCCCGCGCGAGGCGCGGATCGAGTCCGATGTCCGCTTCCCCAGCGGGGAGGGAACCTTCACCGTGGACCTGAGCAGGGCAGGACCGCACAACCTCGGCGTGGAGATCGACACCGACGCCGGCGAGCTGCGCGCATGGGTGGACAGCCCTCGGCACGGCGACAGTGCCGTCACGGACCTGCCGGCCACGTTCGACCCGGAGGCATTCACCGGTCTGATCGTCGAGATCCGCGAGGGCAGCGTGTCCGCACGACTGACCGAGAGTCGCCTGGGTGACCCGCTGGCGCAGGTGCAGCTGGAGGTCACCGGCGCGATGCCGCGGCAACACCTGGCGATGACCGCTACCGGCAGCGCCGTTCAGGTGGACAACCTGAGCGTGGCCCCGGCCCACGAGCCGGTCGCCGAAGCCGTGCCGACACCGCAGGCCGGCGAAGCGCTATTCACCGAAGAGTTCGACGGCGATCTGGCGCCCGGATGGCAGTGGGTGCGCCCGCAGGAGGATGTCACCGTCAGCGACGGCGCGCTGAACTGGCCGCTCGCCGGTGCGGACATCGTCGGCTCGAACAACACCGGTGCCCTGCTGCTGCGGGACGCACCGGAGGGCGAGTGGATCATGGACACCGAGCTGACCCTGGACGTCGGTGAGGACGAGATCCGCAACTTCCAGCAGGCCGGTCTGATCGTGCACAGCGATGACGACGACTTCCTCCGGCTGGGCACAGTGGCACTCCAGGCGACCCGCCAGGTGGAGTTCGGTAAGGAGCTGAGCACCGGCGACCGGTTGGACTGGGGCGCTCACCTGGGCGGCCCGACCGCGACCACCATGTGGCTGCGACTGCACCACACGGTCGATCCGGACACCGGCGATCTGCTCTACCGCAGCGCCAGCTCCACCGACGGTGAGAACTGGCGTTGGGGAGCGACCTGGACCCTGCCGGCCGACGCCGATCCTCAGGTCGGTCTCTACGCCGGCGGGGGCAGCGAGCCCGCCACCGTGGCGGAGTTCGAGTCGGTCTCCTTCCACACGGTGGATGACTGA
- a CDS encoding glycoside hydrolase family 43 protein — protein MRRPLSAATTAVVLGSALLLAACGPSDPPAEGGNTPADSTEPTDAEESDVAFTNPVYDSNFPDPFVLRADDHWYAYATQGTFGTFPILRSEDLVTWSVVGNGMPTLAPWTAAGRHWAPEVAKIGDRYLAYYTAMERETQQQCLGVAVSDSPEGPFVDESEEPFICQFDEGGSIDASPFIDADGTPYLMWKNDGNHIGTRSWIYIQELAEDGLSLVGDEPTSLITHDQDWEGDLVEGPFLWPRDGRYYLFYSANDYGSDAYGVSYAVAEDLLGPYTKPAEEPLMSSNDVAAGPGHGMVVETEGGTWYVHHSWPPDAVGSAVPGRQMWLTPLTWTEDGTPVLAEPAHDVETQP, from the coding sequence ATGAGACGTCCCCTCTCCGCTGCCACGACCGCCGTCGTACTGGGCAGTGCTCTGCTGCTGGCCGCCTGCGGCCCGAGCGATCCGCCCGCAGAGGGCGGCAACACCCCGGCCGACTCGACCGAGCCCACCGATGCAGAGGAGTCTGACGTGGCTTTCACCAACCCCGTCTACGACAGCAACTTTCCCGACCCGTTCGTGCTGCGCGCCGACGACCACTGGTACGCCTACGCCACCCAGGGCACCTTCGGCACCTTTCCGATCCTGCGATCGGAGGACCTGGTCACCTGGTCCGTGGTCGGCAACGGGATGCCCACTCTCGCCCCGTGGACCGCTGCCGGGCGGCACTGGGCGCCGGAGGTGGCGAAGATCGGCGACCGCTACCTCGCCTACTACACCGCGATGGAGCGCGAGACTCAGCAGCAGTGCCTGGGGGTGGCGGTCTCCGACTCCCCCGAGGGTCCGTTCGTGGACGAGTCGGAGGAGCCGTTCATCTGCCAGTTCGACGAGGGCGGCTCGATCGATGCCTCACCGTTCATCGACGCCGACGGTACGCCGTACCTGATGTGGAAGAACGACGGCAATCACATCGGCACCCGGAGCTGGATCTACATCCAAGAGCTCGCCGAGGACGGCCTCAGCCTCGTCGGGGACGAACCGACGTCGCTGATCACCCACGACCAGGACTGGGAGGGCGACCTCGTGGAGGGCCCGTTCCTCTGGCCGCGCGACGGGCGCTACTACCTGTTCTACTCCGCGAACGACTACGGCTCGGACGCCTACGGGGTGAGTTACGCCGTCGCCGAGGACCTTCTCGGCCCGTACACCAAGCCGGCGGAAGAACCACTGATGTCCTCCAACGACGTCGCGGCGGGGCCGGGGCACGGCATGGTCGTCGAGACCGAGGGCGGCACCTGGTACGTGCATCACTCCTGGCCACCGGACGCGGTCGGGTCCGCCGTGCCAGGCCGGCAGATGTGGCTGACTCCGCTGACCTGGACCGAGGACGGAACACCGGTACTGGCCGAGCCCGCCCACGACGTGGAGACCCAGCCCTGA
- a CDS encoding glycoside hydrolase family 2 protein encodes MPESCPRPEYPRPQMVRSEWLNLNGWWDFEVDQGDSGLERGLVEAPLTRSILVPFAPESQASGIGETDFLQAVWYRREISVPEHWAGQRVLLHFGAVDHDTTVWVDGTEVTRHRGGFSPFTADITDALTDGRGTITVRARDLREEVQARGKQATWYSNTHCQYTRTTGIWQTVWAEPVPPVHLKRPRITPDVGGECFRIQAPVSANRAGYRLRATLSANGIELTTAQVRADLDLAPALQLTIPVESVRLWSPTDPHLYDLRIELLDETDQVMDAVESYAGLRSVSIDGQHLLLNGKPVFQRLVLDQGYWPESLMTAPSDEALVRDIELGIAAGFNGARIHQKVAEERYLYHAARLGYLLWGEFGDWGVSGQGTRGHNQQPTASFTTQWLEVLERDYNQPAIIGWCPLNETHQVIHDRITVLDDITRGMFLATKAADTTRPVIDASGYSHRVAETDVYDSHSYEQDPTAFAAEQAGLAHGHPQRNKPADGEFSLPYAGQPFFVSEYGGIWWNAELAAAHASGEQRDASWGYGQRVATEEEFHQRFTGLTAVLLNNPHMFGYCYTQLTDTFQEQNGIYHFDRTQKLDTTRIRDAQQQPAAYEQH; translated from the coding sequence ATGCCCGAATCTTGTCCACGCCCGGAGTATCCGCGTCCGCAGATGGTGCGTTCGGAGTGGTTGAACTTGAATGGTTGGTGGGACTTCGAGGTCGATCAGGGTGATTCGGGTCTGGAGCGGGGCCTGGTCGAGGCGCCGTTGACTCGGAGCATCCTGGTGCCGTTCGCTCCGGAGTCGCAGGCTTCCGGGATCGGGGAGACCGACTTCCTGCAGGCGGTCTGGTACCGGCGGGAGATCTCGGTGCCCGAGCACTGGGCGGGGCAGCGGGTGCTGCTGCACTTCGGCGCGGTCGATCATGACACCACGGTGTGGGTGGACGGCACCGAAGTGACCCGCCACCGCGGCGGGTTCTCCCCGTTCACCGCCGACATCACCGACGCCCTCACCGATGGCCGCGGCACCATCACCGTGCGGGCCCGGGACCTGCGTGAAGAGGTCCAGGCCCGCGGGAAGCAGGCGACCTGGTATTCGAACACGCACTGCCAGTACACCCGCACCACCGGAATCTGGCAGACCGTCTGGGCCGAACCGGTCCCACCCGTGCACCTCAAGCGCCCGCGGATCACCCCCGATGTCGGCGGCGAGTGTTTCCGCATCCAGGCACCGGTCAGCGCCAACCGGGCCGGGTACCGCCTGCGCGCCACCCTGAGCGCGAACGGGATCGAGCTCACGACGGCGCAGGTCCGGGCGGATCTAGACCTGGCCCCCGCCCTACAGCTCACCATTCCGGTCGAGAGCGTGCGCCTGTGGTCCCCGACCGACCCACACCTGTACGACCTCCGCATCGAACTGCTGGACGAGACAGACCAGGTGATGGACGCCGTCGAGAGCTATGCCGGGCTGCGTTCGGTGAGCATCGACGGCCAACACCTACTACTGAACGGCAAACCGGTGTTCCAGCGCCTGGTCCTGGACCAGGGCTACTGGCCCGAATCCTTGATGACGGCCCCGAGCGATGAGGCGCTGGTCCGCGACATCGAACTCGGCATCGCGGCCGGGTTCAACGGCGCCCGAATCCACCAGAAAGTCGCCGAGGAACGCTACCTCTACCACGCCGCCCGCCTGGGCTACCTCCTCTGGGGCGAGTTCGGCGACTGGGGCGTGAGCGGACAAGGAACCCGCGGACACAACCAGCAACCCACCGCCTCCTTCACCACCCAATGGCTGGAAGTCCTCGAACGCGACTACAACCAACCCGCGATCATCGGCTGGTGCCCCCTGAACGAGACCCACCAAGTCATCCACGACCGCATCACCGTCCTGGACGACATCACCCGCGGCATGTTCCTCGCCACCAAAGCCGCCGACACCACCCGACCAGTCATCGACGCCTCCGGCTACTCCCACCGCGTCGCCGAAACCGACGTCTATGACTCCCACTCCTACGAACAAGACCCCACGGCCTTCGCCGCCGAACAAGCCGGCCTCGCCCACGGCCACCCGCAGCGCAACAAACCCGCCGACGGCGAATTCTCCCTGCCCTACGCCGGCCAACCCTTCTTCGTCTCCGAATACGGCGGCATCTGGTGGAACGCCGAACTCGCCGCCGCCCACGCCAGCGGCGAACAACGCGACGCCTCCTGGGGCTACGGCCAACGCGTAGCCACCGAAGAAGAGTTCCACCAACGCTTCACCGGCCTCACCGCAGTACTACTCAACAACCCCCACATGTTCGGCTACTGCTACACCCAACTCACCGACACCTTCCAAGAACAAAACGGCATCTACCACTTCGACCGCACCCAGAAGCTCGACACCACCCGCATCCGCGACGCCCAACAACAACCCGCCGCCTACGAACAGCACTAA
- a CDS encoding sensor histidine kinase: MNSSSPAAKERAMDRMPLRVRLVLILSALLVLALAVTAVVTLTLLKRSLINQVDDNLDNAVQLLEARGSWPANAPTNDQPTTFYMRVMSADGSAYLDAPATTGTDAVPDIPPITYDEMLQVAGDVRTVGSVEGATEWRMVMVRGVDEFGTPVSVAIALPLDAVNSTLAQMQLFIMLVGLGMVLLAGVTGYAAVHRSLRGLRAIEDTAAEVVTYGDLTRRAPVAPDSTEVGRLGSSFNAMVANLETAFAAQAASEARMRRFVADASHELRTPLASIRGYGELYRMGAVPDEQLPATFSRIESEAIRMGTLVNDLLALARLDEGQGLRLAPVDLRAVAADAVGDLRALDSDRPTELLAPEEVWVTADGDRIRQVVTNLIGNIVQHTPAGTAVEVAVAAQGGWARIEVRDHGPGVPEEEAARIFERFYRPDTSRARTSGGAGLGLAIVATILAAHGGAVEHHPTPGGGTTIVVYLPQGQPGGQAGGQGQPGGQDQPSTQGQPGAADDPSS; the protein is encoded by the coding sequence GTGAACAGCAGTAGCCCGGCGGCCAAGGAGCGCGCGATGGACCGGATGCCGCTGCGCGTCCGGCTGGTGCTCATCCTGTCCGCGCTGCTGGTGCTCGCGCTGGCGGTGACGGCCGTGGTCACCCTGACCCTGCTGAAGCGGTCCCTGATCAACCAGGTGGACGACAACCTGGACAACGCGGTGCAGCTGCTCGAGGCGCGCGGGTCCTGGCCGGCCAATGCGCCGACCAACGATCAGCCGACCACCTTCTACATGCGGGTGATGTCCGCGGACGGATCGGCCTACTTGGACGCACCCGCCACTACCGGCACCGATGCGGTGCCGGATATTCCACCGATCACCTACGACGAGATGCTGCAGGTGGCCGGAGACGTGCGCACTGTCGGCTCGGTGGAGGGCGCTACCGAGTGGCGGATGGTGATGGTGCGTGGGGTGGACGAGTTCGGCACCCCGGTCTCGGTGGCGATCGCCCTTCCGCTGGATGCCGTGAACAGCACGCTCGCGCAGATGCAGCTGTTCATCATGCTGGTGGGACTGGGGATGGTGCTGCTGGCCGGGGTCACCGGGTACGCGGCGGTGCACCGGTCGCTGCGCGGGCTGCGCGCGATCGAGGACACGGCCGCCGAGGTGGTCACCTACGGCGACCTGACCCGGCGCGCTCCGGTGGCACCGGACTCCACCGAGGTGGGCCGGCTGGGATCGTCGTTCAATGCGATGGTGGCGAACCTGGAGACCGCGTTCGCCGCCCAGGCGGCCTCCGAGGCGCGCATGCGCCGGTTCGTCGCCGACGCCTCGCACGAGCTGCGCACCCCACTGGCCTCGATCCGCGGCTACGGCGAGCTGTACCGGATGGGTGCGGTACCGGACGAGCAGCTGCCGGCCACGTTCTCCCGGATCGAGTCCGAGGCGATCCGGATGGGCACTCTGGTCAACGACCTGCTCGCGCTCGCCCGCCTGGACGAGGGTCAGGGGCTACGGCTCGCGCCGGTAGACCTGCGGGCGGTCGCCGCCGACGCGGTCGGGGACCTGCGCGCCCTGGACTCCGACCGTCCCACCGAGCTGCTCGCCCCGGAAGAGGTGTGGGTCACCGCCGACGGGGACCGGATCCGGCAGGTGGTGACCAACCTGATCGGGAACATCGTGCAGCACACTCCGGCGGGTACCGCAGTGGAGGTCGCCGTTGCCGCTCAGGGTGGGTGGGCCCGGATCGAGGTACGCGACCACGGCCCTGGCGTCCCCGAGGAGGAGGCGGCCCGGATCTTCGAGCGGTTCTACCGGCCGGATACTTCCCGCGCCCGCACCTCCGGCGGCGCCGGCCTGGGTCTGGCGATCGTCGCGACGATCCTCGCCGCGCACGGCGGTGCTGTGGAGCATCACCCCACTCCCGGAGGCGGCACGACGATCGTGGTGTACCTGCCGCAGGGTCAGCCTGGCGGGCAGGCCGGCGGGCAGGGGCAGCCTGGCGGGCAGGATCAGCCGAGCACGCAGGGTCAGCCCGGGGCTGCGGACGATCCGTCGTCCTGA
- a CDS encoding ABC transporter ATP-binding protein, translating into MSAPDAMARDAATTAPADLHAQVALRQGDFHLDVAVDVPAGLVLAVVGPNGSGKSTLLHVIAGLLRPERGTVTLGERSLTDASAGTLLPPRDRRVGLLSQDPALFPHLSALENVAFGPRSTGQRPRPARERAQHWLEQVGMSAHARHRPGRLSGGQQQRVAIARALAAEPDVLLLDEPLAALDVQTAPQVRQLLAEQVRASGTTTVIVSHDVLDAVVLADRIAVLHEGRVAEQGPVADVLGAPRTPFAATLAGVNLLPGELLADRRVRTSLGEWQLADPGADGSPARMGRGQACVLRIRPSAVEIHAERPGEPNVARTTVRWVEPADGGVRLRLSGSPELVADVPAARVDPAWLRAGAQVWLRVDPRDIRAGAAADQDDGSSAAPG; encoded by the coding sequence GTGAGCGCGCCGGACGCCATGGCGCGGGATGCGGCCACGACCGCACCTGCCGACCTGCACGCCCAGGTAGCCCTGCGGCAGGGCGACTTCCACCTCGACGTCGCCGTCGACGTCCCGGCCGGCCTGGTGCTCGCCGTGGTCGGCCCGAACGGCTCCGGTAAGTCGACGCTGCTGCACGTGATCGCCGGGCTGCTCCGCCCGGAACGAGGCACAGTCACCCTCGGCGAACGCAGCCTCACCGACGCCAGCGCCGGCACCCTCCTGCCGCCGCGGGACCGCCGGGTCGGGCTACTCTCCCAGGATCCGGCTCTGTTCCCGCACCTGAGCGCACTGGAGAACGTGGCCTTCGGACCGCGCAGCACCGGGCAGCGGCCCAGGCCGGCGCGGGAGCGCGCTCAGCACTGGCTGGAGCAGGTAGGGATGAGCGCGCACGCCCGGCACCGGCCCGGGCGCCTCTCTGGTGGCCAGCAGCAACGGGTAGCGATCGCCCGCGCGCTCGCCGCTGAGCCGGATGTGCTGCTGCTGGACGAACCGCTGGCGGCGCTGGATGTGCAGACCGCCCCGCAGGTCCGCCAGCTCCTCGCCGAGCAGGTCCGCGCCAGCGGTACCACCACGGTGATCGTCTCCCACGACGTGCTCGACGCCGTGGTGCTCGCCGACCGGATCGCCGTGCTGCACGAGGGCCGGGTAGCCGAGCAGGGGCCGGTCGCCGACGTGCTCGGCGCCCCGCGGACCCCGTTCGCAGCCACCCTCGCCGGGGTGAACCTGCTGCCCGGTGAGCTCCTGGCCGACCGCCGGGTCCGCACCTCGCTGGGCGAGTGGCAGCTCGCCGATCCCGGCGCAGACGGCTCTCCTGCCAGGATGGGCCGCGGCCAGGCGTGTGTCCTACGGATCCGGCCGTCCGCCGTCGAGATCCACGCGGAGCGCCCGGGCGAGCCGAACGTGGCGCGCACCACGGTGCGCTGGGTGGAACCGGCCGACGGCGGTGTGCGGCTTCGGCTGTCCGGCTCACCCGAGCTGGTCGCGGACGTTCCGGCCGCCCGGGTGGACCCGGCCTGGCTACGTGCCGGTGCGCAGGTGTGGTTGCGGGTGGACCCGCGGGATATCCGCGCCGGTGCTGCCGCCGATCAGGACGACGGATCGTCCGCAGCCCCGGGCTGA
- a CDS encoding response regulator transcription factor: protein MNSSEAAQKAPEAHLLVVDDEPNIRELLSASLRFAGFDVTVAADGNEALRQVAASTPDLIVLDVMMPDMDGFTVTRRLRDKGVRVPVLFLTAKDETADKIAGLTVGGDDYVTKPFSLDEVIARIRAILRRAAATAAMTEDSLLRVGDLEMDEDAHEVRRGGAEIELSPTEFTLLRYLMLNSGRVLSKAQILDHVWAYNWGGDGAIVESYISYLRRKVDTPFTPDSPPLIHTKRGVGYVLREQQ, encoded by the coding sequence ATGAACTCATCTGAGGCTGCCCAGAAGGCGCCGGAGGCGCACCTGCTGGTCGTCGACGACGAACCGAACATCCGCGAGCTGCTGTCCGCCTCGCTGCGGTTCGCCGGCTTCGACGTGACCGTGGCGGCCGACGGCAACGAGGCACTGCGCCAGGTAGCGGCGAGTACCCCGGACCTGATCGTGCTGGACGTGATGATGCCGGATATGGACGGTTTCACCGTGACCCGCCGGCTGCGGGACAAGGGCGTACGTGTCCCGGTGCTGTTCCTCACCGCCAAGGACGAGACGGCGGACAAGATCGCCGGTCTGACCGTGGGCGGGGACGACTACGTCACCAAACCGTTCAGCCTGGACGAGGTGATCGCACGGATTCGGGCGATCCTGCGCCGGGCGGCCGCCACCGCGGCGATGACCGAGGACTCGCTGCTGCGGGTCGGTGACCTGGAGATGGACGAGGACGCGCACGAGGTGCGCCGCGGGGGCGCCGAGATCGAACTGTCCCCCACCGAGTTCACCCTGCTGCGCTACCTGATGCTGAACTCCGGTCGAGTGCTCTCCAAAGCGCAGATCCTGGACCATGTGTGGGCCTACAACTGGGGCGGCGACGGCGCGATCGTGGAGTCCTACATCTCCTATCTGCGCCGCAAGGTGGACACCCCATTCACCCCGGACTCGCCGCCGCTGATCCACACCAAGCGCGGGGTGGGATACGTCCTTCGTGAACAGCAGTAG
- a CDS encoding LacI family DNA-binding transcriptional regulator, translating into MRVTLRDVAEHAGVSFKTVSNVINHHPHVTEKTRTKVLASIAALQYRPNQSARSLRHGRSGFLALAVPELASPYFSTLASEVSRAAKAYGRTVVIEETGGDLDREQEALDGLSTSLVDGIIFSPLATPREVLEDRLGSTPLLMIGEHRYPIDADHVAMDSVRAAEEMTQHLLQTGRRRIATIGYEPDGTGRQRWLGYLRALQSAGLEPAPGHAAEVGAFRREDGAGAMAHLLQSPEPIDAVLCFNDLLALGAMRTLREAGVAIPDTIAVAGFDNIEDGRFAHPTLTTVAPDVQFLATEAVRLLVRRAEEPGAPAEQVEVPFTIDVRQSTTT; encoded by the coding sequence ATGCGAGTGACGCTTCGAGACGTGGCCGAGCACGCCGGCGTGTCCTTCAAGACGGTCTCCAACGTGATCAACCACCACCCGCACGTCACGGAGAAGACCCGCACCAAGGTGCTCGCGTCGATCGCGGCCCTGCAGTATCGGCCGAACCAGAGCGCCCGCAGCCTGCGGCACGGGCGCTCCGGGTTCCTCGCTCTCGCCGTGCCCGAGCTCGCCTCGCCGTACTTCTCCACCCTCGCCTCGGAGGTGAGCCGGGCGGCGAAGGCGTATGGGCGCACCGTGGTGATCGAGGAGACCGGCGGAGACCTGGACCGGGAGCAGGAGGCGCTGGACGGGCTGAGCACCAGCCTGGTGGACGGCATCATCTTCTCCCCGCTGGCCACCCCCCGGGAGGTGCTCGAGGACCGCCTCGGCAGCACCCCGTTGCTGATGATCGGTGAGCACCGGTACCCGATCGACGCCGATCATGTGGCGATGGACAGCGTCCGGGCTGCCGAGGAGATGACCCAGCACCTGCTCCAGACCGGGCGCCGGCGGATCGCGACCATCGGCTACGAGCCCGACGGCACCGGCCGGCAGCGCTGGCTCGGCTACCTGCGCGCCCTGCAGTCGGCCGGGCTGGAGCCCGCCCCTGGGCACGCCGCGGAGGTCGGCGCCTTCCGGCGCGAGGATGGCGCCGGCGCGATGGCCCACCTGCTGCAGAGCCCGGAGCCGATCGATGCCGTGCTCTGCTTCAACGACCTCCTCGCTCTCGGCGCGATGCGCACCCTACGCGAGGCGGGGGTGGCGATCCCGGACACGATCGCCGTCGCCGGCTTCGACAACATCGAGGACGGCCGCTTCGCCCACCCCACCCTGACCACGGTGGCACCCGATGTGCAGTTCCTTGCCACCGAAGCGGTCCGGCTGCTGGTGCGCCGGGCCGAGGAACCCGGTGCCCCGGCCGAGCAGGTCGAGGTGCCGTTCACGATCGACGTCCGCCAGAGCACCACCACCTGA